The proteins below are encoded in one region of Pomacea canaliculata isolate SZHN2017 linkage group LG7, ASM307304v1, whole genome shotgun sequence:
- the LOC112569605 gene encoding ectoderm-neural cortex protein 1-like isoform X2: protein MESLNIKHMIADSIFEGIGYLNYEKKFWDVNIHVKGQRFCCHRVLLASVSKFFENNLAPDNKKNYPFNVFIINDNVTPQLFGSLLEILHTGKDPVTVESVKDYLKMSAYLQIDFLTKYCESFLMNNFTANNVLSFWKFAQAHSLPNVAKICYTWAAEHIDILPQDELLSLPKSMLLIILSLQKKLSMDAVCQTILSWVEIDLDKRQTYLEELLPFVCFPHLSPSYLFDLSCNLRYQLNDVLCGGISQGVEFYLKGICGNDANIQMQILAQQTVKLQLPDIAPCCVAIGVKTEMNSSPQGIYTISTKTCCPLAPVPKNPGLHFASCTWQNAIYLSGGVTQPNFFAVYRPGDNQWQELPDLPGNGRAQHAMAAVNSCIYVIGGSLSKRRFPNNRQPSSVLKYDLKSSTWHDFCILPEDVLEATAAVLGHRIYLFGGVNSDLVQCVDTCGCSAYTAGYLPCTLTLRALSNGGIIYVVLSPKEILRMWETF from the exons ATGGAGTCTCTAAATATCAAACACATGATCGCTGACAGTATATTTGAAGGCATTGGCTATTtgaattatgaaaaaaaattttgggaCGTGAACATTCATGTAAAGGGCCAGAGATTCTGTTGCCACCGTGTACTTCTGGCTtctgtttcaaaattttttgAGAATAATCTGGCGCCTGATAATAAGAAGAACTATCCTTTCAATGTTTTCATCATCAACGACAACGTGACTCCTCAACTGTTTGGCTCTTTACTAGAGATCCTGCACACAGGCAAAGATCCTGTAACCGTGGAGTCAGTGAAAGATTATTTGAAGATGTCTGCCTATCTCCAGATCGACTTCCTAACGAAGTATTGTGAAAGTTTTCTTATGAACAATTTTACAGCTAATAATGTATTAAGTTTTTGGAAGTTTGCTCAAGCCCACAGTTTGCCAAATGTGGCTAAAATCTGCTACACGTGGGCTGCTGAACACATCGACATACTACCACAGGACGAGTTGCTCAGCCTCCCCAAGTCCATGCTCCTCATTATCCTGTCCCTTCAAAAAAAGCTCAGCATGGACGCCGTCTGCCAGACGATCTTATCTTGGGTGGAAATTGATCTTGACAAGAGACAGACTTACCTGGAAGAGTtgcttccttttgtttgttttccacaCCTGAGTCCATCGTATTTGTTTGACTTGTCATGCAATCTCCGGTATCAGCTGAACGATGTTCTATGTG GTGGCATAAGTCAAGGTGTCGAGTTCTATTTGAAAGGTATCTGCGGCAATGATGCCAATATTCAGATGCAGATTCTGGCCCAGCAAACTGTGAAGCTACAGCTACCTGATATAGCACCCTGTTGTGTGGCTATCGGggtaaaaactgaaatgaattCCTCACCACAAGGCATTTATACGATTTCTACCAAGACTTGTTGTCCATTAGCACCTGTACCTAAGAACCCAGGGCTGCATTTTGCAAGCTGCACATGGCAAAATGCGATTTACCTCAGTGGCGGGGTAACGCAGCCCAACTTCTTTGCTGTATACAGACCAGGCGACAATCAGTGGCAAGAGCTGCCTgacctgcctggcaatggtcgTGCACAACATGCAATGGCCGCTGTCAACTCCTGCATCTACGTCATTGGAGGATCGCTTAGTAAACGGCGGTTTCCCAACAACAGACAACCATCTAGTGTCTTGAAGTACGACTTGAAATCCTCTACGTGGCATGATTTCTGCATCCTACCAGAAGATGTGCTTGAAGCTACAGCTGCTGTTCTCGGTCACAGGATTTACCTTTTTGGTGGGGTGAACTCTGACCTTGTGCAGTGTGTGGATACATGCGGGTGCAGTGCCTATACAGCAGGTTATCTTCCCTGCACGCTCACACTACGCGCCCTTAGCAATGGAGGAATCATTTACGTTGTTCTGAGCCCTAAGGAAATTTTG
- the LOC112569605 gene encoding ectoderm-neural cortex protein 1-like isoform X1, producing MEKMMIIANCSRATSSTLGSTCEFPSTENLNEEESTPTKILMESLNIKHMIADSIFEGIGYLNYEKKFWDVNIHVKGQRFCCHRVLLASVSKFFENNLAPDNKKNYPFNVFIINDNVTPQLFGSLLEILHTGKDPVTVESVKDYLKMSAYLQIDFLTKYCESFLMNNFTANNVLSFWKFAQAHSLPNVAKICYTWAAEHIDILPQDELLSLPKSMLLIILSLQKKLSMDAVCQTILSWVEIDLDKRQTYLEELLPFVCFPHLSPSYLFDLSCNLRYQLNDVLCGGISQGVEFYLKGICGNDANIQMQILAQQTVKLQLPDIAPCCVAIGVKTEMNSSPQGIYTISTKTCCPLAPVPKNPGLHFASCTWQNAIYLSGGVTQPNFFAVYRPGDNQWQELPDLPGNGRAQHAMAAVNSCIYVIGGSLSKRRFPNNRQPSSVLKYDLKSSTWHDFCILPEDVLEATAAVLGHRIYLFGGVNSDLVQCVDTCGCSAYTAGYLPCTLTLRALSNGGIIYVVLSPKEILRMWETF from the exons ATGGAGAAGATGATGATCATTGCAAA TTGTTCTAGAGCGACTTCATCCACCTTAGGAAGCACCTGTGAATTCCCCTCTACAGAGAATCTAAACGAAGAGGAGTCTACACCAACCAAG ATCCTCATGGAGTCTCTAAATATCAAACACATGATCGCTGACAGTATATTTGAAGGCATTGGCTATTtgaattatgaaaaaaaattttgggaCGTGAACATTCATGTAAAGGGCCAGAGATTCTGTTGCCACCGTGTACTTCTGGCTtctgtttcaaaattttttgAGAATAATCTGGCGCCTGATAATAAGAAGAACTATCCTTTCAATGTTTTCATCATCAACGACAACGTGACTCCTCAACTGTTTGGCTCTTTACTAGAGATCCTGCACACAGGCAAAGATCCTGTAACCGTGGAGTCAGTGAAAGATTATTTGAAGATGTCTGCCTATCTCCAGATCGACTTCCTAACGAAGTATTGTGAAAGTTTTCTTATGAACAATTTTACAGCTAATAATGTATTAAGTTTTTGGAAGTTTGCTCAAGCCCACAGTTTGCCAAATGTGGCTAAAATCTGCTACACGTGGGCTGCTGAACACATCGACATACTACCACAGGACGAGTTGCTCAGCCTCCCCAAGTCCATGCTCCTCATTATCCTGTCCCTTCAAAAAAAGCTCAGCATGGACGCCGTCTGCCAGACGATCTTATCTTGGGTGGAAATTGATCTTGACAAGAGACAGACTTACCTGGAAGAGTtgcttccttttgtttgttttccacaCCTGAGTCCATCGTATTTGTTTGACTTGTCATGCAATCTCCGGTATCAGCTGAACGATGTTCTATGTG GTGGCATAAGTCAAGGTGTCGAGTTCTATTTGAAAGGTATCTGCGGCAATGATGCCAATATTCAGATGCAGATTCTGGCCCAGCAAACTGTGAAGCTACAGCTACCTGATATAGCACCCTGTTGTGTGGCTATCGGggtaaaaactgaaatgaattCCTCACCACAAGGCATTTATACGATTTCTACCAAGACTTGTTGTCCATTAGCACCTGTACCTAAGAACCCAGGGCTGCATTTTGCAAGCTGCACATGGCAAAATGCGATTTACCTCAGTGGCGGGGTAACGCAGCCCAACTTCTTTGCTGTATACAGACCAGGCGACAATCAGTGGCAAGAGCTGCCTgacctgcctggcaatggtcgTGCACAACATGCAATGGCCGCTGTCAACTCCTGCATCTACGTCATTGGAGGATCGCTTAGTAAACGGCGGTTTCCCAACAACAGACAACCATCTAGTGTCTTGAAGTACGACTTGAAATCCTCTACGTGGCATGATTTCTGCATCCTACCAGAAGATGTGCTTGAAGCTACAGCTGCTGTTCTCGGTCACAGGATTTACCTTTTTGGTGGGGTGAACTCTGACCTTGTGCAGTGTGTGGATACATGCGGGTGCAGTGCCTATACAGCAGGTTATCTTCCCTGCACGCTCACACTACGCGCCCTTAGCAATGGAGGAATCATTTACGTTGTTCTGAGCCCTAAGGAAATTTTG